The Triticum aestivum cultivar Chinese Spring chromosome 3A, IWGSC CS RefSeq v2.1, whole genome shotgun sequence genome includes a region encoding these proteins:
- the LOC123059117 gene encoding protein LURP-one-related 11-like: MKSLVFNGNGCAVYGPDGAVTFRVDNYGCRGGREVLLMDRAGNALITIRRKGFGMFKRWEVRRCAHNGHQDEEATPWFSVRRAEKGGAAVAMHGGARTCYRIDGCSGARKPEYRVRGVDGSVMAEVARKQTSAGVVLGEDVLTLTVAPEVDHLLALGLVVVRGLINRSL; encoded by the coding sequence ATGAAGTCGCTGGTGTTCAACGGCAACGGCTGCGCGGTGTACGGCCCCGACGGCGCAGTCACCTTCCGCGTCGACAACTACGGCTGCAGGGGCGGCCGCGAGGTCCTCCTCATGGACCGCGCCGGCAACGCCCTCATCACGATCAGGCGCAAGGGCTTCGGCATGTTCAAGAGGTGGGAGGTCCGCCGGTGCGCCCACAACGGCCACCAGGACGAGGAAGCGACGCCGTGGTTCAGCGTGCGGCGGGCCGAGAAGGGCGGGGCCGCCGTGGCGATGCACGGCGGCGCGAGGACGTGCTACAGGATCGACGGGTGCTCCGGCGCGCGCAAGCCCGAGTACAGAGTCCGCGGCGTGGATGGCTCGGTCATGGCGGAGGTGGCGCGGAAGCAGACGTCGGCCGGGGTGGTGCTGGGGGAGGACGTGCTGACGCTTACGGTGGCGCCGGAGGTGGATCACCTGCTCGCCCTGGGCTTGGTCGTCGTGCGTGGCCTCATCAACCGCTCCTTGTGA